A genome region from Chryseobacterium sp. G0186 includes the following:
- a CDS encoding DUF4236 domain-containing protein, which produces MAWSYRKRIKVIPGVHLNFSKRGISTSIGVKGASINFSKSGTTVTTSALGFSNRYKLSSSQHRSRSNPNPTPSLPNIPVNEPHFLDENIFSADIHEITSQNMQGIKEAIILAHQQKKELTADLRKITRTLSVTKAKKILSYVFLYGLINKDFPQRSDKDIKAQQEAIAQTKKMIEKCYVNLEIDFDMEIKRKFEKVYETFQKLTASRKIWDITSARFQDRVAMRSSASTIVNRREVYFSLKTIPYIKSDYQALYMKNANGADIYIYPTFIVMYTNDSSFAIIGINKLNFRQAYTRFTETSTVPGDTKIIAQTWAKVNKNGTRDKRFKSNYQIPVVRYGNIRFSTQTGLQEEYEFSNYELTEEFGKAFKEFQSEFR; this is translated from the coding sequence ATGGCTTGGAGCTACAGAAAAAGAATCAAAGTAATACCGGGTGTACACCTTAATTTCAGTAAAAGAGGAATATCCACCTCTATTGGTGTAAAAGGGGCCAGTATTAATTTCAGTAAATCAGGAACAACCGTTACAACCAGTGCTCTTGGATTTTCAAATCGCTATAAATTATCAAGCTCTCAACACAGATCCAGATCAAACCCTAATCCTACTCCATCATTACCCAATATCCCAGTAAATGAGCCTCATTTTCTTGATGAAAACATTTTCAGTGCTGATATTCATGAGATCACAAGCCAGAATATGCAGGGTATCAAGGAAGCTATCATTTTAGCCCATCAACAAAAAAAAGAATTAACTGCTGATCTTAGAAAGATTACAAGAACCCTTTCTGTAACAAAAGCTAAGAAAATTTTAAGCTATGTATTTCTTTATGGTCTTATTAATAAAGATTTTCCACAACGTTCAGACAAGGATATTAAAGCCCAGCAGGAAGCTATTGCCCAAACCAAAAAGATGATTGAGAAATGTTATGTTAATCTTGAAATCGATTTTGATATGGAAATTAAAAGAAAATTTGAAAAGGTATATGAAACTTTTCAAAAGCTTACTGCTTCTCGTAAGATCTGGGACATTACAAGTGCTCGTTTTCAAGACAGAGTAGCGATGCGCTCTTCCGCCAGTACAATAGTAAACAGACGTGAAGTTTATTTTTCACTTAAAACCATTCCTTATATAAAATCAGATTATCAGGCATTGTATATGAAAAATGCCAATGGTGCTGATATTTATATTTATCCAACATTCATTGTAATGTATACCAATGACAGCAGTTTTGCCATTATAGGAATCAACAAACTTAATTTCCGACAGGCTTATACTCGCTTTACTGAAACCTCAACAGTACCCGGAGATACAAAAATCATTGCCCAAACCTGGGCAAAAGTGAATAAAAATGGAACTCGAGACAAGAGATTTAAAAGTAATTATCAAATTCCGGTAGTACGTTATGGAAATATTAGGTTCTCTACTCAAACGGGTCTTCAGGAAGAATATGAATTCAGTAATTATGAATTGACTGAAGAATTTGGTAAGGCTTTTAAGGAATTTCAGTCAGAATTTAGATAA
- a CDS encoding tail fiber domain-containing protein, translated as MQNSTFLQKTHSAVFKLCLIGSTTICSLAYSQAGGKIGINTPNPKATFDITAKTDGTSQTEGLMVPRLTGDQIQTMTAGIQPGTESLMIYATATPVSPTSKVAKITQPGYYFWNGTNWESLGVNANIYTADGSITTPLASRNVDLNGKNLVFSGTGSVGIGTAPSASAKLDVAGTVKASAIDYNSDERLKQNIITIQSSNEIINRLRPVSYFWNETGKKKGGNTQLQYGLVAQEVEKVLPNIVSTDNDGYKSVNYNELIPLLLQSVQEQGKKIEELQKEIQQLKKSK; from the coding sequence ATGCAAAACTCTACTTTCTTGCAGAAGACTCATTCTGCAGTGTTCAAGCTATGCCTAATCGGAAGCACAACCATCTGTTCATTAGCCTATTCTCAGGCAGGTGGTAAAATAGGAATCAATACTCCTAATCCCAAAGCAACTTTTGACATTACTGCCAAAACAGACGGAACTTCACAAACAGAAGGCCTGATGGTTCCCCGTCTTACCGGAGACCAGATTCAAACCATGACAGCAGGTATTCAGCCCGGAACGGAATCCTTAATGATCTATGCGACGGCTACTCCTGTTTCTCCCACTTCAAAAGTGGCAAAAATTACACAACCGGGTTATTATTTCTGGAACGGAACCAATTGGGAAAGTCTGGGAGTCAATGCCAATATATACACTGCAGATGGATCTATTACAACCCCTTTGGCATCAAGAAATGTAGATCTCAATGGCAAGAATCTTGTTTTTTCCGGAACAGGAAGTGTAGGAATTGGAACGGCTCCTTCTGCCTCTGCAAAACTGGATGTTGCAGGAACTGTAAAAGCCAGTGCCATAGACTACAATTCTGATGAAAGGCTGAAGCAGAACATCATTACAATACAATCATCAAACGAAATCATCAACAGGCTAAGACCTGTTTCCTACTTCTGGAATGAAACAGGAAAAAAGAAAGGCGGAAATACACAGCTTCAATATGGCCTTGTGGCCCAGGAAGTGGAAAAAGTACTTCCCAACATCGTTAGTACCGACAACGATGGGTATAAATCTGTCAACTACAATGAGCTCATTCCTTTATTGTTACAATCTGTTCAGGAGCAAGGCAAAAAAATCGAAGAATTACAGAAAGAGATACAACAACTGAAAAAGTCAAAATAA
- a CDS encoding cupin-like domain-containing protein — protein sequence MGIRLKPIDIVEDISQEDFREKYLKPCKPVVIKNMARKWPAYQKWTMDYMKEVVGDVVVPLYDSAKADPAAPINTPTTKMPFSEYVDLIQREPTDLRIFFFDPIKFAPKLLDDYVPPKNLMGGFLDKYPSMFFGGKGSVTFLHYDIDMPHIFHTHFNGRKHVLLFEYKWKTRLYKLPYATYALEDYDISNPDFDKFPALDGIEGIECYLEHGDTLFMPTGWWHWMKYLDGSFSISLRAWDKSWAVKAHSLWNLTVQRNFDNFMKGRYKKRYMDWKERKAVEKANIALKKGLPK from the coding sequence ATGGGAATACGCCTTAAACCTATTGATATTGTAGAAGACATTTCACAAGAAGATTTTCGTGAAAAATATTTGAAACCATGTAAACCAGTGGTCATCAAAAATATGGCAAGAAAATGGCCCGCATATCAAAAATGGACAATGGATTACATGAAAGAAGTAGTTGGTGATGTGGTTGTCCCTTTATATGACAGTGCCAAAGCCGATCCTGCTGCTCCTATCAATACTCCAACTACAAAAATGCCTTTCAGTGAATATGTAGATCTTATTCAACGAGAGCCTACTGATCTTAGGATCTTCTTTTTTGATCCTATCAAATTTGCCCCTAAACTGTTGGACGACTATGTTCCGCCAAAAAACCTGATGGGTGGGTTTCTAGATAAATATCCAAGTATGTTCTTTGGAGGTAAGGGTTCTGTAACTTTCCTTCACTACGACATTGATATGCCACATATTTTCCATACTCACTTCAACGGAAGAAAACATGTTCTTCTTTTTGAATATAAATGGAAAACACGTCTGTATAAACTTCCTTACGCAACCTATGCTTTGGAGGACTATGACATTTCAAATCCTGATTTTGATAAATTTCCGGCATTGGACGGAATTGAAGGGATTGAGTGTTATCTGGAACATGGAGACACCTTATTTATGCCAACCGGCTGGTGGCACTGGATGAAATACCTGGATGGTTCATTCTCTATTTCTCTTCGTGCCTGGGACAAAAGCTGGGCAGTAAAAGCACATTCTCTTTGGAATCTTACTGTTCAACGTAATTTTGATAACTTCATGAAAGGGAGATACAAAAAAAGATACATGGACTGGAAAGAAAGAAAAGCAGTTGAAAAAGCTAATATTGCCCTAAAAAAGGGACTTCCAAAATAA
- a CDS encoding TetR/AcrR family transcriptional regulator codes for MSRPRERILSTSMLLFHRQGYNRTGINQIIEEANVSKASFYQHFKSKDDLCIEFLNKRYDYWVSELENFISEAKTLDEKILKSFDFLIYMNEKEDFRGCSFLNLLSEIPADQVEIHNVLRYHKNKLREFFNVEIKDEVAASHIYLLFESSILTSQLYRSNELIETSKVIIKNILNSPH; via the coding sequence ATGTCTCGACCTCGCGAAAGAATATTAAGCACTTCTATGCTTCTGTTTCACAGACAAGGATATAACCGTACAGGTATTAATCAGATTATTGAAGAGGCCAATGTATCAAAGGCAAGCTTTTACCAGCACTTTAAGTCTAAGGATGATCTCTGTATTGAGTTTCTGAACAAGAGGTATGACTATTGGGTCTCTGAGCTGGAAAATTTTATATCCGAAGCAAAAACTTTGGACGAAAAAATATTGAAATCATTTGACTTTTTGATCTATATGAATGAAAAGGAAGATTTCCGAGGCTGTAGTTTTCTGAATCTTCTTTCTGAGATCCCTGCGGATCAGGTAGAAATCCATAATGTTCTCCGCTACCATAAAAACAAGCTGAGAGAGTTCTTCAATGTGGAAATTAAAGATGAAGTGGCAGCATCACACATCTATCTGCTTTTTGAAAGTTCAATATTGACCAGCCAACTCTACCGATCTAATGAATTAATAGAAACATCTAAGGTTATTATAAAAAATATACTCAACTCTCCACACTAA